Proteins encoded within one genomic window of Chitinophaga parva:
- a CDS encoding sugar phosphate isomerase/epimerase family protein has translation MKTIKGPGIFLAQFLGDKAPFNSLKSICEWAASLGFKGVQLPTNDPNIFDLKKVAESKTYADEVKGLVNAAGVEITELSTHLQGQLVAVHPAYNDLFDGFAPENLRGNFAARTEWAVQQVKYAAKASQHLGLHASVTFSGALLWPTVYPWPQRPAGLVETGFAELAKRWKPILDVYEECGVDLCYELHPGEDLHDGVTFERFLEAVGGHKRANILYDPSHFVLQCLNYLEFIDIYHERIKMFHVKDAEFNPTGRSGVYGGYQGWVERPGRFRSLGDGQVDFKSIFSKMAQYDFAGWAVMEWECALKHPEQGAREGAPFIASHIIRVTDRAFDDFAGTGANDALNRKILGI, from the coding sequence ATGAAAACGATCAAAGGACCTGGTATTTTCCTGGCGCAATTCCTGGGCGACAAAGCCCCTTTCAATAGCCTGAAATCTATTTGTGAATGGGCGGCCAGCCTTGGTTTTAAGGGCGTACAGCTCCCCACGAACGATCCGAATATCTTTGACCTGAAAAAGGTAGCAGAAAGCAAGACCTACGCAGACGAGGTAAAAGGACTGGTGAATGCCGCCGGTGTGGAGATCACCGAGCTTTCCACCCACCTGCAGGGCCAGCTGGTGGCCGTACACCCGGCCTACAACGACCTGTTTGACGGCTTCGCGCCGGAAAACCTGCGGGGTAATTTTGCCGCCCGCACGGAATGGGCGGTACAGCAGGTGAAATATGCCGCAAAGGCCAGCCAGCACCTGGGCCTCCATGCATCCGTAACCTTCAGCGGCGCCCTGCTCTGGCCCACGGTATATCCCTGGCCCCAGCGCCCCGCCGGCCTGGTGGAAACCGGCTTTGCCGAACTGGCCAAGCGCTGGAAACCCATCCTGGATGTGTATGAGGAATGTGGGGTGGACCTGTGCTACGAACTGCATCCCGGTGAAGACCTGCACGACGGCGTTACGTTTGAGCGCTTCCTGGAAGCCGTAGGCGGTCACAAACGCGCGAATATCTTGTACGATCCCAGCCATTTTGTGCTGCAATGCCTGAACTACCTGGAGTTTATCGATATTTACCATGAGCGCATCAAGATGTTTCATGTGAAAGACGCAGAATTCAATCCCACCGGCCGTTCCGGCGTGTACGGCGGTTACCAGGGCTGGGTGGAAAGGCCGGGCCGTTTCCGCTCCCTGGGCGATGGACAGGTGGATTTCAAGAGCATCTTCAGCAAAATGGCGCAGTACGATTTTGCAGGATGGGCCGTCATGGAATGGGAGTGTGCACTGAAACATCCCGAACAGGGTGCCAGGGAAGGAGCCCCCTTCATTGCATCCCACATCATCCGCGTAACCGACCGCGCATTTGATGACTTTGCCGGCACCGGTGCCAATGATGCGCTGAACAGGAAGATCCTGGGGATTTAA
- a CDS encoding c-type cytochrome, giving the protein MKKGMLASVVMIAVFMAACGGGSKNDKATEGAKSETPAAADNSMVAPGAGAPASKGETLEASLDCKTCHKVDMKVVGPSFKEIANKYPATDENIDMLASKIISGGSGHWGTTPMTPHPDLAKDDAKEIVKYILAQK; this is encoded by the coding sequence ATGAAAAAAGGAATGCTGGCGTCTGTGGTGATGATCGCCGTTTTTATGGCAGCTTGTGGTGGTGGTAGCAAGAATGATAAGGCTACCGAAGGCGCTAAATCAGAAACTCCGGCTGCGGCCGATAATTCAATGGTAGCGCCGGGCGCAGGAGCTCCGGCATCCAAAGGCGAGACCCTCGAAGCAAGCCTGGATTGCAAAACCTGCCATAAAGTGGATATGAAAGTGGTAGGGCCCTCTTTCAAGGAAATTGCAAACAAGTATCCTGCAACCGATGAGAACATCGACATGCTGGCAAGCAAGATCATCAGCGGTGGCAGCGGCCACTGGGGCACTACACCCATGACCCCGCACCCCGACCTGGCGAAAGATGATGCCAAGGAGATCGTAAAATATATACTGGCGCAGAAATAA
- a CDS encoding 3-keto-disaccharide hydrolase, with protein MKKTFLTLFAAAALMGSASAQNTLSGKEQKQGWKLLFDGKSLNGWHGYNGKDAASHWSVVDGALQLTPGGDHVDLVTNDQYENFELSYQWKISEGGNSGLIFGVHEDPQFDAPYLTGIEMQVLDDAKHPDGKNPKHNSGDLYDLEKAPKLNAKPVGEWNTARIVKKNGHIQLFLNGLKTADVTIGTPEWQAMLNNSKFKNWKGFAAYPQGGIALQDHGNQVWYRDLKLKQL; from the coding sequence ATGAAAAAGACTTTCCTTACCCTGTTCGCCGCAGCTGCACTCATGGGCAGCGCCAGCGCACAGAACACCCTTTCCGGCAAAGAACAGAAACAAGGCTGGAAGCTGCTGTTTGACGGCAAATCCCTCAACGGCTGGCATGGTTACAACGGTAAAGACGCCGCCTCCCACTGGAGCGTGGTGGATGGCGCCCTGCAACTGACACCCGGCGGTGACCACGTGGACCTGGTGACCAACGATCAATACGAAAACTTTGAACTGAGCTACCAGTGGAAGATCTCCGAAGGCGGCAACAGTGGCCTGATCTTCGGCGTGCACGAAGACCCGCAGTTTGACGCACCGTACCTCACCGGCATTGAAATGCAGGTACTGGACGATGCCAAACACCCCGACGGCAAAAATCCCAAACATAACTCCGGTGACCTCTACGACCTGGAAAAAGCCCCCAAGCTGAACGCCAAGCCCGTAGGTGAATGGAATACCGCCAGGATCGTTAAAAAGAATGGCCACATCCAGCTGTTCCTGAACGGTCTTAAAACCGCTGACGTGACCATCGGTACCCCCGAATGGCAAGCCATGCTGAACAACAGCAAATTCAAGAACTGGAAAGGTTTTGCAGCCTATCCCCAGGGCGGCATTGCCTTGCAGGATCATGGTAACCAGGTTTGGTACCGGGATCTTAAGTTGAAGCAGCTGTAA
- a CDS encoding ThuA domain-containing protein, translated as MKHILTTLLLCCTISLAFAAQPKVLVFSKTKGFRHDAIPVGKLAIMKLGQDNNFAVDTTEDASVFTEANLKQYKVVIFLHTTGDVLDSAQQVAFQHFIEHGGGYVGIHAATDTEYDWPWYGKLAGAYFVSHPAQQEAVLHVADRHRSFSTQALPDEWKRRDEWYNFRDIQPDLHVVLTIDEKTYTGGKNGDVHPMAWWHDYDGGRAFYTELGHTKESYYDPLYLGHLLGGIDYALGRKKGSKNIGVVTLSDTH; from the coding sequence ATGAAACACATCCTCACCACCCTGCTGCTCTGCTGCACCATTTCGCTTGCTTTTGCAGCGCAGCCTAAAGTGCTGGTATTTTCCAAAACAAAAGGTTTCCGGCATGATGCGATTCCCGTGGGAAAGCTGGCCATCATGAAACTGGGCCAGGATAACAACTTTGCAGTAGATACCACGGAAGATGCCAGTGTATTTACGGAAGCAAACCTGAAACAGTATAAAGTGGTGATCTTCCTGCACACCACCGGCGATGTGCTGGACAGTGCCCAGCAGGTGGCATTCCAGCATTTTATTGAGCATGGAGGCGGCTACGTGGGCATTCACGCAGCCACCGATACGGAGTACGACTGGCCCTGGTATGGCAAGCTGGCCGGCGCTTATTTTGTAAGCCACCCCGCCCAGCAGGAAGCCGTGCTGCACGTGGCAGACCGTCACCGCAGCTTCTCCACCCAGGCCCTGCCCGATGAATGGAAGCGCAGGGATGAATGGTACAACTTCCGCGACATACAACCAGACCTGCACGTAGTGCTCACCATCGATGAAAAGACCTATACCGGTGGCAAAAATGGTGACGTACACCCCATGGCCTGGTGGCACGATTATGATGGCGGCCGCGCTTTCTACACAGAACTCGGACATACCAAAGAATCTTACTACGACCCGCTTTACCTCGGGCACCTGCTGGGCGGCATAGACTATGCACTGGGCCGCAAAAAAGGATCGAAGAACATCGGCGTGGTAACCTTGTCTGACACCCACTGA
- a CDS encoding ThuA domain-containing protein, translating into MKYIHYLLGTLLVLALVTGCKQKREGQPRVLVFSKTMGFHHNAIPAGVKALQQMGTANGFLVDTTTNADYFTEDSLQKYAAVIFLNTTGDVLNNYQEADFERYIQAGGGYVGVHAATDTEYDWGWYGGLVGAYFQDHPAGTYQAKLLVTDKSFPATAGLPGTWEHTDEWYNFKKVSKDIKVILKVDEKSYQGGKMGEDHPISWYHEYDGGRAFYMELGHTDESYQEPNVIKLLLGGIQYAMGNNSLLDYSRCTTLRVPDEDRFSKTVLTSGGFFEPTEMTILPNLDVLIAQRRGQLMLYKDQDHSLKQVADLKVYFHTDTPNVNSEEGLLGITADPNYAKNHYVYLYYARPDSAINRLSRFIFEQDELKKESEKVILELKEQRDMCCHTGGSLAFGNDNILYLSTGDNTTPFDEPGQPYVSKGYGPMDDRPGHDHYDDRRGSSNTNDLRGKILRIKINEDGSYSIPEGNLFKPGTPKTRPEIYAMGTRNPYRISVDKHTGFVYWGDVGPDANNDDSLRGPRGYDEINQAQKPGYFGYPLFIADNKPYRRYDYATGKSGDYFDPQHPVNDSRNNTGLRELPPAQPAFIWYPYGPSVDFPQVGSGGRSASAGPVFYAEDYPAATRFPTYYNGKLFIYDFIRGWIMAVTMDKEGHFSKMERVVPHMKFNSMIDMEMGPDGRLYVLEYGSGWFSKNADAALSRIDYNGGNRAPVAMIKADKTTGKLPLTVKLSAEGSYDADGDKLTYLWYTGDGHKKETTKPELQYTYEMAGEYNAYVEVVDDKGASTRSAAVNLYAGNEMPKVQISIAGNQMFYFPGEKVSYDVKITDAEDGAITSGNENAYISANYMEGKDKAALPQGHQVITGALAGKSIMEANDCKSCHKLDEKSIGPAFKLVSEKYKDDKTAEDRLANKIIKGGGGVWGETNMPAHPGLNLNEAKEVVQYIMTLNGSAAQHPSLAFTGSLDPGLGQPVKPNGVLYLTASYTDKGGPGIKPITGSSTVALRNATLDAVSPDQMEGASVVEVNGLKLLLPGAGASTATFANLDLRSISGVQVIYYAKDISANGYTVEAFLDSPSGTKLGEAHIGPGAGTTAPNKAFIHFASPVSSTPHQLVFRIHAAEGEKGYVGITGFQLAR; encoded by the coding sequence ATGAAATACATTCATTACTTACTTGGCACCCTGCTGGTGCTGGCCCTGGTAACGGGCTGCAAGCAAAAGCGCGAAGGGCAGCCCCGGGTCCTGGTGTTTTCCAAAACCATGGGCTTTCACCACAACGCTATTCCCGCCGGCGTAAAAGCCCTCCAACAAATGGGCACCGCTAACGGGTTCCTGGTGGACACTACCACCAACGCGGATTATTTTACAGAAGACAGCCTGCAAAAGTATGCAGCAGTGATCTTCCTCAACACCACCGGCGATGTACTGAACAACTACCAGGAGGCCGACTTTGAACGCTATATCCAGGCGGGCGGCGGCTACGTAGGCGTGCATGCCGCTACGGATACGGAGTACGACTGGGGCTGGTATGGTGGCCTGGTGGGCGCCTATTTCCAGGACCACCCGGCCGGTACGTACCAGGCAAAACTGCTGGTAACAGACAAAAGCTTTCCCGCTACCGCTGGCCTGCCGGGCACCTGGGAGCATACCGACGAATGGTATAATTTCAAGAAAGTGAGCAAGGACATAAAGGTGATCCTGAAGGTGGATGAAAAGTCGTACCAGGGCGGTAAGATGGGAGAAGACCATCCCATCAGCTGGTACCATGAATACGACGGCGGCCGCGCTTTTTACATGGAGCTGGGCCACACCGATGAATCGTACCAGGAGCCTAACGTGATAAAACTGTTGCTGGGTGGTATTCAATATGCCATGGGCAATAACTCCCTGCTGGACTACAGCCGCTGTACCACGCTGCGTGTACCGGACGAGGATCGCTTCTCCAAAACGGTGCTCACCAGCGGCGGTTTCTTTGAGCCCACGGAAATGACCATCCTGCCTAATCTGGATGTGCTCATCGCACAGCGCCGCGGGCAACTGATGCTGTACAAAGACCAGGACCACAGCCTGAAACAGGTGGCAGACCTGAAAGTTTACTTTCATACAGATACGCCAAACGTGAACTCTGAAGAAGGCCTGCTGGGTATTACCGCAGATCCCAACTATGCAAAGAACCACTACGTGTACCTGTACTATGCCCGCCCGGACAGTGCCATCAACCGCTTGTCCCGCTTCATTTTTGAACAGGATGAACTGAAAAAGGAAAGTGAAAAGGTGATCCTGGAACTGAAGGAGCAGCGCGATATGTGCTGCCACACCGGCGGCTCCCTGGCCTTTGGCAACGATAATATCCTCTACCTTTCCACAGGTGATAACACCACCCCGTTTGACGAGCCGGGGCAGCCTTACGTGAGCAAAGGTTATGGCCCCATGGACGACCGCCCCGGGCACGATCATTATGACGACCGCCGTGGCTCTTCCAATACCAACGACCTGCGTGGAAAGATCCTCCGCATTAAGATCAATGAAGACGGCTCTTACAGCATACCGGAGGGCAACCTGTTCAAACCCGGTACCCCCAAGACCCGCCCGGAAATTTACGCGATGGGTACGCGCAATCCTTACCGCATTTCAGTGGATAAGCACACCGGCTTTGTATACTGGGGGGATGTAGGCCCGGACGCCAACAATGATGATTCCCTGCGCGGACCAAGAGGGTACGATGAGATCAACCAGGCGCAAAAGCCCGGCTACTTTGGCTACCCGCTGTTCATTGCGGATAATAAACCTTACCGGCGTTATGATTATGCCACCGGTAAGAGCGGGGATTACTTTGATCCCCAACACCCGGTCAATGATTCCCGCAACAATACCGGTTTAAGGGAGCTGCCGCCTGCGCAACCGGCCTTTATCTGGTACCCGTACGGGCCTTCTGTAGACTTCCCGCAGGTGGGCAGTGGTGGCCGCAGCGCCAGCGCCGGCCCGGTGTTCTATGCAGAAGACTATCCCGCTGCTACGCGCTTCCCAACATATTACAACGGCAAGCTGTTCATCTATGACTTCATCCGCGGTTGGATCATGGCCGTGACCATGGACAAAGAAGGCCACTTCAGCAAGATGGAACGCGTGGTGCCGCACATGAAGTTCAATTCCATGATCGACATGGAAATGGGCCCCGATGGCCGCCTGTATGTACTGGAATATGGCAGCGGATGGTTTAGCAAGAATGCAGATGCCGCCCTGTCGCGCATAGATTATAATGGCGGCAACCGGGCGCCGGTAGCCATGATCAAGGCAGACAAGACCACCGGCAAGCTGCCCCTCACCGTGAAGCTGAGTGCAGAAGGCAGTTACGATGCGGATGGTGACAAGCTCACTTACCTCTGGTACACCGGCGATGGCCATAAGAAAGAGACCACGAAACCGGAACTGCAGTACACGTATGAAATGGCCGGTGAATACAATGCCTACGTGGAAGTGGTGGATGACAAAGGCGCCAGCACCCGCAGTGCCGCGGTGAATCTCTACGCCGGTAATGAAATGCCCAAAGTGCAGATCAGCATTGCAGGTAACCAGATGTTCTATTTCCCCGGTGAAAAAGTGAGCTACGATGTAAAGATCACCGACGCAGAAGATGGCGCCATCACCAGTGGCAATGAGAATGCCTACATCTCTGCTAATTACATGGAAGGAAAAGACAAGGCAGCCCTGCCCCAGGGCCACCAGGTGATCACCGGCGCCCTGGCCGGTAAGAGCATCATGGAAGCCAATGATTGTAAGTCGTGCCACAAGCTGGACGAAAAATCCATTGGCCCTGCCTTTAAACTGGTATCAGAGAAATACAAGGATGACAAGACCGCGGAAGACCGCCTGGCCAATAAGATCATCAAAGGTGGTGGTGGCGTTTGGGGAGAAACCAATATGCCTGCTCACCCCGGCCTGAACCTGAACGAAGCCAAAGAAGTGGTACAGTATATTATGACATTGAACGGCAGCGCCGCCCAGCACCCGTCGCTGGCCTTTACGGGCAGCCTGGACCCTGGCCTGGGCCAGCCGGTGAAACCCAACGGTGTGCTGTACCTCACGGCCAGCTACACAGACAAAGGAGGCCCCGGCATTAAGCCCATCACCGGCTCCAGCACCGTGGCGCTGCGCAATGCCACCCTGGATGCCGTAAGCCCCGACCAGATGGAAGGCGCCTCCGTAGTGGAAGTAAATGGCCTGAAACTGCTGCTGCCCGGTGCAGGTGCCAGCACGGCTACGTTTGCCAACCTGGACCTGCGTAGTATCAGTGGTGTGCAGGTGATTTATTATGCAAAAGATATCAGTGCTAATGGTTACACGGTGGAGGCCTTCCTGGATAGCCCAAGCGGTACCAAGCTTGGCGAGGCCCACATTGGCCCCGGGGCCGGCACTACTGCGCCTAACAAGGCCTTTATCCACTTTGCCAGCCCGGTGAGCAGTACGCCGCACCAGCTGGTGTTCCGCATCCATGCGGCAGAAGGGGAGAAGGGGTATGTAGGTATTACCGGGTTCCAGCTTGCCCGCTAA
- a CDS encoding transmembrane 220 family protein produces MKVFNIVWCVLFIVFAALQYNDPDPYIWMPIYLYGAYFCWQAARRRFYFTAYWIGIAVYLAYALFLIFTANGVIDWVTVHHEESIVQTMKAEKPWIEQTRECGGLLILIAVFLVNYFYGKRLRRNARA; encoded by the coding sequence ATGAAAGTTTTTAACATCGTATGGTGCGTGCTGTTTATCGTGTTTGCCGCCCTTCAGTACAACGATCCTGATCCCTACATCTGGATGCCCATTTACTTATATGGCGCCTATTTCTGCTGGCAGGCCGCCCGTAGACGTTTTTATTTTACCGCCTACTGGATCGGCATTGCCGTGTACCTGGCCTACGCCCTCTTCCTCATCTTTACGGCCAACGGGGTGATAGACTGGGTGACCGTACACCATGAGGAAAGCATTGTACAGACCATGAAGGCGGAAAAACCCTGGATAGAGCAAACCCGTGAGTGCGGTGGCCTGCTCATCCTTATCGCCGTATTCCTGGTCAATTATTTTTATGGTAAGCGCCTGCGGCGCAATGCCAGGGCCTGA
- a CDS encoding SusC/RagA family TonB-linked outer membrane protein, which translates to MKKHFYHMLALCCCAFLLLLGSSAFAQQQITGRVTDKASGAGLPGVSVAVKGTTKGTATGADGSFSVSANKGQVLVFSFVGYNNVEQVIGSGPVMVTLEEKVGSLDEVVVTGYSAQRKKDLTGAVAVVNVDNLKTQPVANVNSQLQGQVSGVTVVGSGQPGQAPQVKIRGINTFGNNTPLYVVDGVPTQNIDDLNPNDIANMQVLKDASSATIYGARAANGVIIVSTRRGTAGKIRVNYDGYVGTQRVPSGNVWNLATPTESANLMWTAYANSGKTPDPTQYGTGSTPVLPDYILPAGKMEGDPAVDPATYKLNPNYTDPTQVGGPGAKQIMKANKQGTDWFHEIFKPAPITSHNISAAGGSDQGSYFFSANYFNQQGILDRTYEKRYTVRANSVYNVSHSIRIGENLAYSVIDNPQIGILAEGSGIGMAFREPNIIPVYDIMGNYAGTQAPSLGNARNPVAIQERTRNNKTTGTRLLGNVYGEVDFLKYFTVRTSFGGQAFAFNNHQFTFPEYENSENNKVNSYTENAGNGFDYTWTNTLNYHQTFGKYHDVKVLIGSEAFNEFGRNVGGSNNGYFSFDPSYVTLSTGSGTPTNYSNNYNDALYSLFARVDYAFHDKYLIGGVIRRDGSSRFGSNNRYGNFPAVSAAWRISQESFMKNITWISDLKIRGGYGVMGNQINVSPSNAFTLYGPDKNNSYYNITGAAGGSTLGYYQTQIGNPNAKWESDANSNIGIDASLFKGKLEITADYYRKDIKDLLYQVEVPGTQGRATAPYVNISSMKNTGFDAGVTGNFDITPDLHFTGTATITTYKNTITKISDATYFDQESRRFNGQYIIRNAVGHPVSSFYGYKIVGFWNSAEEVSAANAAAQKATNNPEAVYEDGIGVGRFKYADTNGDGIITADDKQFLGSPNPKFTYGLNLGLTYKGFDWSMFLYGSQGGKIWNDVLWWTDFYSSFVSQKSKTAVYNSWTPTNHNAKAPIQETTAYTSTVNAPNSYYVENGSFLRCRNMVLGYTLPADMTKRAHIDRLRVYVQAANLFTITKYSGIDPEIGTAQNPQTGSGSSNYGSTNFGIDTGGYPNTRNFLVGVNVTF; encoded by the coding sequence ATGAAAAAACACTTCTACCACATGTTGGCGCTATGCTGCTGTGCGTTCTTGTTGCTACTCGGCAGCAGTGCATTCGCTCAACAACAGATCACGGGAAGGGTTACAGACAAGGCGTCCGGAGCTGGACTGCCCGGTGTATCTGTAGCCGTTAAAGGCACAACAAAGGGAACAGCTACCGGAGCAGACGGTAGTTTCTCCGTTTCCGCAAACAAAGGCCAGGTGCTGGTCTTCTCCTTCGTAGGCTACAACAATGTTGAACAGGTTATCGGCTCCGGCCCGGTGATGGTTACATTGGAAGAAAAAGTAGGCTCCCTGGATGAAGTAGTAGTAACCGGTTATTCCGCGCAACGTAAAAAGGACCTCACTGGTGCAGTAGCCGTTGTAAACGTAGACAACCTCAAAACACAGCCGGTGGCCAACGTTAACAGCCAGCTGCAAGGCCAGGTATCCGGTGTTACCGTAGTAGGTAGCGGCCAGCCCGGCCAGGCGCCCCAGGTAAAGATCCGCGGTATCAATACCTTCGGTAACAACACCCCCCTCTACGTTGTGGACGGTGTACCCACCCAGAACATTGACGACCTGAACCCGAACGACATCGCGAACATGCAGGTACTGAAAGATGCCAGCTCTGCTACCATCTACGGTGCCCGCGCCGCAAACGGTGTGATCATCGTTTCCACCCGCCGCGGTACCGCCGGTAAGATCCGTGTGAACTACGACGGTTATGTAGGTACCCAGCGCGTACCCTCCGGTAACGTTTGGAACCTGGCAACCCCCACAGAAAGTGCAAACCTGATGTGGACTGCTTATGCAAACTCCGGCAAAACTCCTGATCCTACCCAGTATGGTACCGGCTCTACACCCGTACTGCCCGATTATATCCTGCCCGCCGGTAAAATGGAAGGCGATCCTGCGGTAGATCCTGCCACCTACAAGCTGAATCCCAACTATACTGATCCTACCCAGGTAGGCGGTCCCGGTGCAAAACAGATCATGAAAGCTAACAAGCAAGGTACCGACTGGTTCCACGAGATCTTCAAACCGGCCCCCATCACCAGCCATAATATCTCTGCTGCAGGCGGTAGCGACCAGGGTAGCTATTTCTTCTCTGCCAACTACTTCAACCAGCAAGGTATCCTCGACAGGACATATGAAAAGCGTTATACCGTTCGTGCCAACAGTGTTTACAATGTAAGCCATAGCATCCGTATCGGTGAAAACCTTGCATATTCTGTCATTGACAACCCGCAGATCGGTATCCTGGCAGAAGGTAGCGGTATTGGCATGGCTTTCCGCGAACCCAACATCATCCCCGTATACGATATCATGGGCAATTACGCCGGTACCCAAGCACCGAGCCTCGGTAACGCCAGAAACCCGGTAGCTATCCAGGAACGTACCCGCAACAATAAAACCACCGGAACCCGCCTGCTGGGTAACGTTTACGGTGAAGTGGACTTCCTGAAATACTTTACCGTGCGCACCAGCTTTGGTGGCCAGGCCTTCGCCTTCAACAACCACCAGTTCACTTTCCCTGAGTATGAAAACTCTGAAAACAATAAAGTGAACAGCTATACAGAAAACGCTGGTAATGGTTTTGATTACACCTGGACCAATACCCTGAACTACCACCAGACATTTGGTAAATACCACGATGTGAAGGTGCTGATCGGTTCTGAAGCTTTCAATGAGTTTGGCCGTAATGTGGGCGGTTCCAATAACGGTTATTTCTCCTTCGATCCTTCTTACGTAACCCTCTCCACCGGTTCCGGTACGCCTACCAACTACAGCAACAACTACAACGACGCGTTGTATTCCCTGTTTGCCCGTGTTGACTATGCATTCCACGATAAATACCTGATCGGTGGTGTGATCCGCCGTGATGGTTCCAGCCGCTTCGGTTCCAACAACCGTTATGGTAACTTCCCCGCGGTGAGCGCTGCATGGCGTATCTCCCAGGAATCTTTCATGAAGAATATTACCTGGATCAGCGACCTGAAGATCCGTGGTGGTTATGGTGTAATGGGTAACCAGATCAACGTATCGCCCTCTAACGCCTTCACCCTGTACGGTCCCGATAAGAACAACTCTTATTACAACATTACCGGTGCAGCCGGCGGCTCTACCCTCGGTTACTACCAGACACAGATCGGTAACCCGAACGCTAAATGGGAAAGCGATGCGAACAGCAACATCGGTATCGATGCAAGCCTGTTCAAAGGTAAACTGGAAATTACAGCCGACTACTATCGCAAAGACATCAAGGACCTGCTGTACCAGGTGGAAGTACCCGGTACCCAGGGCCGCGCCACTGCTCCTTATGTGAACATTTCCAGCATGAAGAACACTGGTTTTGATGCAGGCGTGACGGGCAACTTTGACATTACCCCCGATCTTCATTTCACGGGTACTGCCACCATCACTACCTACAAGAACACCATCACCAAGATATCTGATGCAACTTACTTCGACCAGGAATCCCGCCGCTTCAACGGACAGTACATCATCCGTAACGCGGTAGGTCATCCCGTATCTTCCTTCTACGGTTACAAGATCGTAGGTTTCTGGAACAGCGCAGAAGAAGTAAGTGCAGCTAACGCCGCAGCACAGAAAGCTACCAACAACCCCGAAGCCGTTTACGAAGACGGTATCGGTGTAGGCCGCTTTAAATATGCTGACACCAATGGCGATGGCATCATCACTGCGGATGACAAACAATTCCTGGGCAGCCCGAACCCGAAATTCACTTACGGTTTGAACCTGGGCCTGACTTACAAAGGCTTTGACTGGAGCATGTTCCTCTATGGCAGCCAGGGTGGTAAGATCTGGAACGACGTGCTGTGGTGGACAGACTTTTATTCTTCTTTCGTAAGCCAGAAGAGCAAGACCGCTGTGTACAATTCCTGGACTCCGACCAATCACAACGCCAAAGCGCCTATCCAGGAAACCACTGCTTACACCTCTACGGTGAATGCACCCAACTCTTACTATGTAGAAAACGGTTCTTTCCTGCGTTGCCGCAACATGGTACTGGGTTACACCCTGCCTGCTGACATGACCAAACGCGCACACATCGACAGACTGCGTGTATATGTACAGGCTGCAAACCTGTTCACCATCACCAAATACTCTGGTATTGATCCGGAAATCGGTACTGCACAGAACCCGCAAACCGGTAGCGGCAGCTCCAACTACGGTTCTACTAACTTCGGTATCGATACAGGTGGTTATCCCAATACCCGTAACTTCCTGGTGGGTGTAAACGTAACTTTCTAA